In Spirochaeta isovalerica, one DNA window encodes the following:
- a CDS encoding thiamine pyrophosphate-dependent enzyme, whose translation MIKKLNARNIDAKECFYGHKACGGCGESLALRLALKVLGEEAYLSLPAGCMAAVSFIYPNMAFKNNAVITPFASTAAVATGIAAGLEALGKEAPLSVGFAGDGGTADIGIQSLSGAIDRGEKFIYICTDNEAYMNTGIQKSGLTPFGAATTTTPAGKAIHGCVTEKKNMFEIAAAHGITYAATASIGYPEDFLNKVQKAKECDGPAYIHIYTPCPTGWGHGSKITVDLAKEVVDTGLWFLAEYEDGEFRLNRKPGDFKPVADHLKRQARFRHLSDEEISQIEVMRDRKWEKMLKNWG comes from the coding sequence ATGATAAAAAAACTCAACGCCCGGAACATCGATGCAAAGGAATGTTTCTACGGACACAAAGCCTGCGGCGGTTGCGGCGAGAGCCTGGCTCTCAGACTGGCCCTGAAAGTACTGGGAGAGGAAGCGTACCTGTCACTCCCTGCGGGATGTATGGCCGCTGTTTCCTTTATCTATCCCAATATGGCCTTTAAGAATAATGCCGTTATTACGCCTTTCGCTTCTACAGCCGCTGTGGCGACGGGGATTGCGGCGGGCCTGGAAGCGCTCGGAAAAGAAGCGCCCCTCTCCGTGGGATTCGCCGGTGACGGTGGAACCGCCGATATAGGGATCCAGTCCCTTTCCGGAGCGATCGACAGAGGAGAAAAGTTCATCTACATCTGTACGGATAATGAAGCTTATATGAACACTGGTATCCAGAAGAGCGGTCTGACTCCCTTCGGAGCGGCGACGACAACCACTCCAGCGGGCAAGGCCATTCACGGCTGTGTTACCGAAAAGAAAAACATGTTTGAAATAGCAGCAGCCCACGGAATCACCTACGCGGCCACAGCGAGCATCGGTTACCCCGAGGATTTTCTGAATAAAGTGCAGAAGGCCAAGGAATGCGACGGCCCCGCCTATATCCACATCTACACCCCCTGCCCTACCGGCTGGGGGCACGGATCGAAGATCACCGTCGATCTGGCTAAGGAAGTTGTGGATACGGGGCTCTGGTTTCTCGCAGAATATGAAGACGGCGAATTCCGTCTTAACAGAAAACCCGGAGATTTCAAACCTGTAGCCGACCATCTGAAGAGACAGGCCCGGTTCCGCCACTTATCCGATGAAGAAATCAGTCAGATTGAAGTGATGCGCGACCGGAAATGGGAAAAAATGTTGAAAAACTGGGGTTGA
- a CDS encoding PLP-dependent aminotransferase family protein has protein sequence MFSKRVDGVKASEIREILKLAARNDIISFAGGLPAPELFPVEKMKEVSRYVLDNMGEEALQYSPTEGYVPLRDFIAGRMAKTGYPTNRDEILIISGSQQGLDFAGKIFLNPGDTVLCESPTYLGAVNAFRAYEGNFREVDTDDEGMIPEDLEKALKETDNVKFIYVIPDFQNPSGRTWSLERRKALIELAGKYRIPVVEDNPYGELIFEGERQPSIKSLDTEGLVMFLGTFSKTFAPGLRIGWICASPEILSKCIMVKQSSDVQSSSISQREIAVFMEKYDFEEHVETIKKTYKKRRDLMMESIEKYFPEEAKWTYPSGGLFTWVVVPESIDTKELMERTLEETKVAYVPGASFFPNGGVHNTLRLNFSNMPEDKIVEGIRRLGDLLKKEIAL, from the coding sequence ATGTTTTCAAAAAGAGTGGATGGTGTCAAAGCATCGGAAATCAGGGAAATTCTTAAACTGGCCGCCAGAAATGATATAATTTCTTTCGCCGGCGGGTTACCGGCACCGGAACTGTTTCCCGTGGAAAAGATGAAAGAAGTCTCCCGATATGTACTGGACAATATGGGAGAAGAAGCCCTTCAGTACAGTCCGACAGAAGGTTATGTGCCACTTAGGGATTTTATTGCCGGAAGAATGGCCAAAACAGGATACCCGACAAACCGCGATGAAATCCTTATCATCAGCGGATCTCAGCAGGGGCTCGATTTTGCTGGAAAGATATTTCTTAATCCGGGAGACACGGTTCTCTGCGAAAGTCCGACGTATCTGGGAGCTGTAAATGCTTTCCGTGCCTATGAGGGAAATTTCCGGGAAGTGGATACAGATGATGAAGGGATGATTCCCGAAGATCTTGAAAAAGCTCTTAAAGAGACAGACAATGTCAAGTTCATATATGTTATTCCCGATTTTCAGAATCCCTCCGGGAGGACGTGGTCACTGGAACGTCGAAAAGCTCTCATAGAGTTGGCCGGCAAATACAGAATCCCCGTTGTTGAAGATAATCCCTATGGTGAACTCATCTTCGAAGGAGAAAGACAGCCCTCCATCAAGTCTCTGGATACAGAGGGTCTCGTCATGTTTCTGGGCACCTTTTCAAAGACCTTTGCACCGGGGCTCAGAATCGGGTGGATCTGCGCTTCACCGGAAATTCTCTCCAAATGCATTATGGTGAAACAGAGCTCAGATGTGCAGAGCAGCTCTATCAGCCAGAGAGAAATCGCCGTTTTCATGGAAAAATACGACTTTGAAGAACATGTGGAAACCATAAAAAAGACCTATAAGAAAAGAAGAGATCTTATGATGGAAAGCATAGAAAAATACTTTCCCGAAGAAGCGAAATGGACCTATCCTTCAGGTGGCCTGTTTACATGGGTTGTCGTTCCCGAATCGATCGATACGAAAGAGCTGATGGAGAGAACCCTGGAAGAAACGAAAGTGGCCTATGTACCGGGCGCATCTTTTTTTCCGAACGGTGGTGTACACAACACTCTGAGATTGAATTTCTCCAATATGCCGGAAGATAAAATAGTTGAAGGGATCAGGAGACTGGGCGATCTTCTGAAAAAAGAAATCGCCCTGTAA
- a CDS encoding GntR family transcriptional regulator, which translates to MKPSNTYIFETLKKRIINLEMKPGDAVQEKELIEEFGVSRTPVREALIKLGQIGLVETRPRVGTFVTQIDLKSVQNAYEVKKNLEGLAAELAARRAKDDQIKELFVIIERFSGYDIVRDYKLCINDDQRFHQIVRQASGNEMLIEILDQLNTKTARFLQSIEYVIDDFDWFYETLKNMAHAIEARDSEQARKTTEEHTLKFVNQMSRRFFGYMMP; encoded by the coding sequence TTGAAACCGTCCAACACCTACATATTTGAGACTCTGAAAAAAAGAATAATCAATCTTGAAATGAAGCCCGGTGATGCGGTTCAGGAAAAAGAGCTGATTGAGGAATTCGGTGTGAGCCGGACACCCGTAAGGGAAGCCCTGATAAAACTTGGCCAGATCGGTCTGGTGGAAACACGCCCCCGTGTGGGAACTTTTGTCACTCAGATCGATCTGAAGTCAGTTCAGAACGCCTATGAGGTTAAAAAGAATCTGGAGGGACTGGCTGCGGAACTGGCTGCGCGGAGGGCAAAGGATGATCAGATAAAAGAGTTATTTGTCATCATTGAACGATTTTCCGGCTACGATATCGTCCGCGATTACAAACTCTGTATCAATGACGATCAGCGGTTCCATCAGATCGTCCGCCAGGCTTCAGGCAACGAGATGCTTATCGAAATACTCGACCAGCTGAACACCAAAACAGCGCGGTTTCTTCAGTCGATCGAGTACGTTATAGATGATTTTGACTGGTTCTACGAGACTCTGAAAAACATGGCCCACGCCATAGAAGCCAGAGACTCCGAACAGGCGAGGAAAACAACAGAAGAGCACACTCTGAAATTCGTCAATCAGATGTCGCGGCGCTTCTTCGGTTATATGATGCCCTGA